The segment CAGATTATCAGGGTTTCCCCTTCAGGACTTCAGACAACACCTCTGGGAACATTGATATCCAAAAACAACTATGCCGTTAAGACCGCCGTAAAACTTAAGGATTACTCTACAATGCATACAAATACATTTAATCCCGCCGAGATAATCTATGAAATATCCAAGACAAAGGATATGCCTCAAATCAACACGAAGTTCAAAGCAAATAAGGATAATATCAGAGAGGTATTAAGCAATAAGGGAGTATTCGTAAGCTTTGTACAGAACAATGAGTCAACCGCTGCAAGTCTACTGGAATGGATTAACGAACGAAAAGAGTTTGAAATAGAAAACTATCTTAAGGTATATGCGGCTTCAACCAGACGTGCAAGCTATGAAGCGGCAAACCTTGTCAAATACTATCAGGATATCTGTAATGTCCTGGGTAACTACAAATACCTGACAGAGATTGACAAGTTAAGCTCAAGGCTATATTATGGCGTGAAGGAAGATATTCTTCCATTGGTTATTGGAATAAAACGCTTAGGTCGTCAAAGAGCAAGACTGGTTACCAACGTATTCGGCAAAAACCTTGCATATGTTGACATTAATGAATTAACCAAGATTGACGGGATCGGTCCAAAGACTGCCGAGAAAATAATCGAATTCTACGAACACAACAAAGAAATAATGTGAAGTGCTGGAAATGCTGACTGAGGGCAATTTAACATATGACCAACTGAAAGAGATACTTCAAGAAAAGGCTGATGAGATTAAACTGGATGATTTGTATGAATTGTCATACCTTTTTAATGATGACGTGAAATATCTGCCGGACAAATATGGAGAGGATTATAGAAAGTCAATAGTCCAGTTGATGATAAAAAGGTACAACCTATTGAAAAACGATAAGAAATCATATCCCGGATTAGTGGATAAGGACGAAATAGCTAAAATCAATGAACTGTTGAATAGGGAATTTGAGGATAAAATATTAAATAAGTTTAACATAATTATTATATATACAGGATACTTTTTAAAAGAACCAATACATCCAAGCAGCAGCGTATTTGCTGGATTAAAAAGTATCAGCTATGATGGTGAAAATTATTATTGTCCCATAAAGAAGCATCACGTTGAAAACGAGAACGCCATATGCAAGTATTGCATTGCAAAGGAGGTCTGAGAAAATGGTAGATTATGAAGAAATATTAGAACGTCTTGAAAATAATAAAAAGCTACATGAAAAAATGGTTAAGGAAGGCGTGGAGAACATAAATAAAAAACTTAAAAGCGATAAATATACCGTAGACAGCCTAGTAGCAGACAGTGACCTGGGCCATAAGTATCATGACTTGATTGACCAAAAGGACATGATTAATTCAAAGTTAAAGATGGATGTTAATAAGCGTCTTCATCAGATAGATGTTGAGTTATATCATTTAAACAATTCATTGGACAATCAAAGCAAAATGATTAACTACAAATTTGAAAGCAAGAAGGAAGAACTGTTATCCAATCTCAAATATAAAGTCAACTCCTAGAAATATACAAATAAGACAAATAATGTCATTATGATGGTGACTTTCAGTTAGATGGTGGAAGCCTAGTTAAAACATGAAAAATGTTATTGTTAGAATCAGTAATAGATTCTTCCAACATAACATTTATGAACTAATTTTAGATATTTATCCAATTTTACCAATCTTGATTCTTAAACTTATATGAGCAATACTTTTTTTGTTTAAAAATACTTTTTGCCAAGTCTTATTAAGGTGTAAAAAAAATGTTTTTATATGATTCTTTGAATAGATTCATTTAAAAATAACATTTTTAGATATACTGCTTTTTTTTAATAATTTGTATGGTATTTCTATTTTTTCTTACTTATTATATTTGTTCACATATTATGATAATAAACAACACCACATTAAATAAAAGTTATATATTTAATGGAAAAGTCACCATGTTCAAATTCTTCTTAATCAAAAACATCCTTTATAAGATCCAAATTCATATCTTTCATAATTTTGGATAACAATTTTTTGGGATGGAATTTATGTTATTTTTCTATGATATGTTATTTTATGTTGTATATTATATAAATTATCTAAAATAATTAATTATATATATTATACTACACAACTATTATCTGGGATTTATATCTTATAATACATAAAAATGATAAAAAATTAAATTTTATTTCTTTTACTATATAAGATTATTATAATTACATTATCTGGAAGTGAAAATTCATGCTAAAACGTCAATTTACCTGGATAAAATTAAAAGGCTTATGGATACGAATGAAATAAAACTTATAACTGGTGTTCGTCGTTCAGGAAAGACCTATTTTTTAAAATCAATAATGGAAGAGTTAAAAGATAGGCAGATACATGACGATAATATTATTTTTATATCATTTGAATCAGGACAATACCGTAAAATTAGAATAGATACCCAATTGGATGAAA is part of the Methanosphaera sp. BMS genome and harbors:
- a CDS encoding DUF2115 family protein encodes the protein MLTEGNLTYDQLKEILQEKADEIKLDDLYELSYLFNDDVKYLPDKYGEDYRKSIVQLMIKRYNLLKNDKKSYPGLVDKDEIAKINELLNREFEDKILNKFNIIIIYTGYFLKEPIHPSSSVFAGLKSISYDGENYYCPIKKHHVENENAICKYCIAKEV